In the Hylaeus volcanicus isolate JK05 chromosome 1, UHH_iyHylVolc1.0_haploid, whole genome shotgun sequence genome, one interval contains:
- the LOC128874791 gene encoding lissencephaly-1 homolog — protein MKMVLSQRQREELNKAIADYLSTNGYQDALEAFKKEADMPGEVERKYGGLLEKKWTSVIRLQKKVMELESKLSEAEKEFIEGAPTRSKRSPAEWIPRPPEKYSLTGHRAPINRVIFHPVFSLIVSASEDATIKVWDFESGEFERTLKGHTDSVQDVSFDVSGKLLVSCSADMSIKLWDFHQSFACVKTMHGHDHSVSSVAFVPQGDFVVSASRDKTIKIWEVATGYCVKTLTGHREWVRMARVSPCGELIASCSNDQTVRIWHVASKETKIELRDHEHVVECIAWAPDSARASINAAAGADNKGAHEGPFLASGSRDKVIRVWDVGAGVCLFALLGHDNWVRGIVFHPGGKFIVSASDDKTLRVWDTRNKRAMKTLEAHVHFCTSVDFHKSHPYVVTGSVDQTVKIWECR, from the exons ATGAAAATGGTGCTGTCTCAACGTCAGAGGGAGGAGTT AAATAAGGCGATCGCGGACTACCTCAGCACCAATGGCTATCAAGATGCGCTCGAGGCGTTCAAGAAGGAAGCCGATATGCCTGGGGAAGTGGAGAGAAAGTATGGAGGCCTTTTGGAGAAGAAATGGACCTCGGTCATACGCTTGCAAAAGAAG GTAATGGAACTTGAATCGAAACTCTCCGAGGCGGAAAAAGAATTCATCGAAGGAGCACCGACACGCAGCAAACGATCGCCGGCCGAATGGATACCAAGGCCACCCGAAAAGTACAGTCTCACTGGACACAGAGCTCCCATCAACAGAGTTATTTTTCATCCGGTTTTTAGTCTTATAGTGTCCGCCAGCGAAGATGCCACCATTAAG GTGTGGGACTTCGAAAGCGGCGAATTCGAAAGAACATTGAAGGGGCACACTGACAGCGTACAGGACGTTTCATTCGATGTCTCCGGTAAACTGTTAGTCTCATGCAGTGCGGATATGTCTATTAAATTGTGGGACTTTCACCAGTCATTCGCCTGCGTGAAAACTATGCACGGACATGATCACAGTGTCAGCTCAGTCGCATTTGTGCCACAAGGAGATTTCGTAGTGAGCGCCTCTAGGGATAAGACCATCAAAATCTGGGAAGTTGCAACAGGTTATTGTGTTAAGACGTTGACGGGTCACAGAGAGTGGGTACGGATGGCCAGAGTCAGTCCTTGCGGCGAACTCATCGCTAGCTGCTCAAACGACCAAACAGTTCGAATCTGGCACGTCGCATCAAAGGAAACGAAG ATCGAACTCCGGGACCACGAGCACGTGGTGGAGTGCATCGCCTGGGCGCCGGATAGCGCAAGAGCATCCATCAATGCCGCAGCAGGAGCTGACAACAAAGGTGCCCACGAAGGTCCTTTCCTCGCATCTGGTTCGCGAGACAAAGTAATCCGCGTGTGGGATGTCGGTGCTGGCGTTTGTCTGTTCGCACTCTTAGGACACGATAACTGGGTGCGTGGCATTGTTTTCCACCCCGGTGGCAAGTTTATCGTCAGCGCCTCTGATGATAAAACCCTGCGAGTCTGGGACACACGTAACAAACGAGCGATGAAGACCCTCGAGGCACACGTCCACTTCTGCACCTCCGTTG ATTTTCACAAAAGCCATCCTTACGTGGTCACGGGTAGCGTCGACCAAACGGTGAAGATCTGGGAGTGCCGCTAG